A single region of the Kwoniella botswanensis chromosome 1, complete sequence genome encodes:
- a CDS encoding mRNA surveillance protein pelota: MKLVNKHIEKDGSGYVTLRPEDDEDMWHVYNLISEGDHVRALAVRRVQTLSSTGSSDSFRVKTNLTLEVTKTAFSPAASSSQSNGTGEKKEPTASLQISGKVVEENEFVKLGAYHTLDLEANRDFRLTKTSGWDSIALERIQESTQEGRGAELGAIVCGEGTAAICLLSEHMTTVRQRIEVSIPRKRKGGTSGHEKAMENFLSTVYQAILRLIPYQDLKAVVIASPGFTKDTLYDYIFQQANLTSNKPLLSSRSKWIKVHSNTSHVHGLVEALRAPEVAKMLQGAKFAREGVGLDKFHKMLATDELRAWYGPEHVALAVDRGAVGTLLISDDLFRSSDPATRNHYVAMVEAVRSKGGEALIFSSMHESGQQLNLLTGIAAILTYPLDIEVVEMEEREEKERSDKEKNGGGNEEE; the protein is encoded by the exons ATGAAGCTGGTCAACAAACATATTGAGAAGGATGGTTCC GGATATGTAACGCTTCGTCcggaggatgacgaggataTGTGGCATGTATACAACCTGATATCAGAG GGAGATCACGTTCGAGCCCTTGCCGTCCGCAGAGTCCAAACGCTGTCGTCTACCGGATCGTCCGATTCCTTCAGAGTCAAGACCAACCTCACCCTCGAAGTGACCAAGACGGCTTTCTCACCCGCTGCGTCATCTTCTCAGAGCAATGGCACGggcgagaagaaagaaccTACTGCGTCGTTGCAGATTTCAGGAAAGGTAGTGGAAGAGAATGAGTTTGTCAAATTGGGTGCTTATCATACTTTGGACCTTGAAG CAAATCGAGATTTCAGATTGACGAAAACTTCAGGATGGGATTCGATAGCTTTGGAAAGGATTCAGGAAAGTACACAGGAAGGTAGAGGTGCTGAGCTTGGTGCGATCGTCTgtggtgagg GTACCGCCGCTATTTGTCTGTTATCTGAGCATATGACTACTGTCAGACAGAGGATAGAAGTGTCGATACCcagaaagaggaaaggtgGGACTTCAGGACATGAAAAA GCAATGGAGAATTTCCTGTCTACAGTATATCAAGCGATTCTCAGATTGATACCTTATCAGGATCTGAAAGCTGTCGTCATAGCCTCACCGGGATTTACAAAAGATACA TTATACGACTACATCTTCCAACAGGCCAATCTGACTTCGAACAAGCCTCTATTATCGTCCCGATCGAAATGGATTAAAGTGCATTCCAATACTTCACACGTACACGGATTAGTGGAGGCCCTAAGGGCACCAGAGGTGGCTAAGATGTTACAAGGGGCGAAATTTGCTAGGGAAGGTGTAGGGTTGGATAA ATTCCACAAGATGTTGGCGACTGACGAACTTAGAGCATGGTATGGACCAGAACATGTTGCATTGGCTGTTGATAGGGGTGCAGTGGGAACTTTATTGATATCGGATGATTTGTttag ATCCTCCGACCCAGCTACGCGTAATCACTATGTCGCGATGGTCGAAGCTGTCCGATCtaaaggtggtgaagctCTGATATTCTCCTCTATGCACGAATCAGGCCAACAGCTTAATCTCTTAACGGGCATAGCGGCGATTCTGACCTATCCGCTGGATATCGAGGTtgtggagatggaagagagggaggagaaggagcggtcggataaagagaagaatggtggagggaatgaagaggaatag